The proteins below come from a single Natrinema sp. SYSU A 869 genomic window:
- a CDS encoding HAMP domain-containing methyl-accepting chemotaxis protein produces the protein MALEDYLPDRFRETYSVKIGLIFLLVVVMTIAVSALFFGHVSGTVGPAAEEHFSDRTDDRSDVAAAWLDTTAETTDGLTADVTVRTGTNDEISDRLATAQSAREDRVTEIHYLDGDGDVLASSADAAVGENVFEAAGVQGGTDGPSATHEAITSNESVFSFISSVEGNDERYVAVSASTAAFASVLETEGDSRRTVVTNANGETIATIGQEASVGDEAVLAAVSPSDDGVATDVPDGSETEFAATAATIDTGGESLTVMTYDTAAAVYGPQQTATSSLLAVLLLFVLHLGLVGVVLGGNISLYLRRLANKTERMGDGDLTVDLETNRVDEVGTLYGSFASMRDSLRETLSDLEDQHERAREAKHQTEERNRELEAEAERYSDVMAACADGNLEQRLEPETDHEAMVSIAEAFNEMIVDLETAIAQVKTISAEVARTSTEVQTSSDEISRASQEVSTSVQEISDGSSKQAEDLSVATTEVKEMSATVEEVAAATSNIAEQSSQVDDLATDGQQAATETTAEMHAASDRTEAVAQTIRSLDEEAEQIQEIVEVIDEIAGQTNMLALNAAIESARSESASSESGGFQAVADEVKELAEQTQTAVEDVEIMIESIQQRATESATQIEEAESTIGSATERVDSLSTKLDRIATEIEQVTSGVQEIDQATDEQASSAEELATIVQDVASVANETTSQAEQAAAAAEETTATITDVSDEATRLDERAADLADAVDEFTVSSSPAGSTVAPAGQGGESQ, from the coding sequence ATGGCACTCGAGGACTATCTCCCTGATCGGTTCAGAGAAACGTACAGTGTAAAGATCGGCTTGATTTTCTTGTTGGTCGTTGTGATGACGATCGCTGTCTCGGCGCTCTTTTTCGGTCACGTCTCCGGCACGGTCGGCCCGGCGGCGGAAGAGCACTTCAGCGATCGAACCGACGACCGCAGCGACGTCGCGGCGGCCTGGCTCGATACCACCGCCGAAACGACGGACGGGCTCACCGCAGATGTGACCGTCCGAACAGGAACGAACGACGAGATCAGTGACCGACTCGCGACGGCTCAGTCCGCGCGCGAGGACCGAGTCACGGAGATTCACTATCTCGACGGCGACGGGGACGTCCTCGCGAGCAGTGCGGACGCTGCCGTCGGGGAGAACGTCTTCGAGGCGGCCGGCGTGCAGGGTGGCACCGACGGACCCAGCGCCACTCACGAGGCGATAACGAGCAACGAGTCCGTGTTCTCGTTCATCTCGAGCGTCGAGGGTAATGACGAACGGTACGTGGCCGTCTCCGCCTCGACCGCCGCGTTCGCATCGGTCCTCGAGACCGAGGGAGACTCGCGTCGTACGGTCGTCACGAACGCCAACGGGGAGACGATCGCGACGATCGGCCAGGAGGCGTCGGTCGGTGACGAGGCGGTCCTCGCCGCGGTCTCGCCGAGCGACGACGGCGTCGCGACCGACGTCCCCGACGGCTCCGAGACGGAGTTCGCGGCGACGGCGGCGACGATCGACACCGGCGGCGAATCGCTGACGGTGATGACCTACGATACCGCAGCAGCCGTCTATGGACCACAGCAAACGGCGACATCGTCGCTACTCGCAGTTCTGTTGCTCTTCGTCCTCCATCTCGGACTTGTCGGGGTCGTCCTCGGCGGCAACATCTCTCTGTATCTCCGCCGACTCGCGAACAAGACCGAACGGATGGGCGACGGCGACCTCACGGTCGACCTCGAGACCAACCGGGTCGACGAGGTCGGGACCCTCTACGGTTCGTTCGCGTCGATGCGGGACTCGTTGCGGGAAACACTCTCCGATCTCGAGGACCAGCACGAACGCGCTCGCGAGGCCAAACACCAGACTGAAGAGCGCAACCGCGAACTCGAGGCCGAGGCCGAACGCTACAGCGATGTCATGGCGGCGTGTGCCGACGGCAACTTAGAGCAGCGCCTCGAGCCCGAAACGGACCACGAGGCGATGGTGTCGATCGCCGAGGCGTTCAACGAGATGATCGTCGACCTGGAGACCGCGATTGCACAGGTCAAGACGATCTCGGCGGAGGTCGCCCGGACGAGTACCGAAGTCCAGACCAGTTCCGACGAGATCAGTCGGGCCAGCCAGGAAGTCAGCACGTCGGTCCAGGAGATCTCGGACGGGTCCTCGAAGCAGGCCGAGGACCTTTCGGTGGCAACGACCGAAGTCAAGGAGATGTCCGCGACCGTCGAGGAGGTCGCTGCTGCGACGAGTAACATCGCCGAGCAGTCGAGTCAGGTTGACGATCTGGCCACGGACGGTCAGCAGGCGGCGACGGAGACGACCGCGGAGATGCACGCGGCCAGCGACCGGACGGAAGCCGTCGCACAGACGATCCGATCGCTGGACGAAGAGGCCGAACAGATTCAGGAAATCGTCGAGGTGATCGACGAAATCGCCGGCCAGACCAACATGCTCGCGCTGAACGCGGCCATCGAGTCCGCGCGATCGGAAAGTGCCTCGAGCGAAAGCGGCGGGTTCCAGGCTGTCGCCGATGAGGTCAAGGAACTCGCAGAGCAGACCCAGACGGCAGTCGAGGACGTCGAAATCATGATCGAATCGATACAACAGCGAGCGACCGAGAGCGCGACACAGATCGAGGAAGCCGAGTCGACGATCGGGTCGGCGACCGAACGGGTGGACTCGCTCTCGACCAAACTCGACCGGATCGCGACGGAGATCGAACAGGTGACGTCTGGCGTCCAAGAGATCGATCAGGCAACGGACGAACAGGCCAGTTCCGCCGAAGAGCTGGCGACGATCGTCCAGGACGTCGCAAGTGTCGCGAACGAAACGACGTCGCAGGCCGAACAGGCCGCGGCGGCCGCCGAAGAGACGACGGCGACGATTACTGACGTCTCCGATGAGGCGACCCGCTTGGACGAGCGAGCCGCGGATCTCGCTGACGCCGTCGACGAGTTCACCGTCTCGTCATCGCCGGCCGGTTCGACTGTGGCCCCTGCGGGACAGGGAGGTGAGTCCCAATGA
- the leuS gene encoding leucine--tRNA ligase: protein MSDAGYDHATVERRWQEAWDDADVYRTPDDVEDPTYVLGMYPYPSGKLHMGHVRNYTITDAYARYRRMRGDDVLHPMGWDAFGLPAENAAKERDTNPRDWTFDCIDTMRDQMTAMGFGYDWDREIATCTPDYYKWNQWLFARFHEEGLIERRDAEVNWCPHCETVLADEQVEGEAELCWRCDTPVEQRELEQWFLQITEYADDLLEAIDDLEGWPNSVRQMQRNWIGRQFGTELDFEIEGSEARSASNGRGEGTEPREYGPVEAFTTRVDTIHGATFFALAPDHPISEELAEEDDEIHEFVEHEADPEGDEPNGVETGLTATNPATGEEIPVYVADFVLSDVGTGALMAVPAHDERDHVFAEKMGIDIRPVIAPEPEGDEEPTAPDVDDEAYTEDGVLINSGEYSGLDSETARERLTEDIDSAEEATQYQLRDWGISRQRYWGTPIPVIHCDDCGPVMVPEEDLPVELPEFINTTGNPLDAAEEWKQTTCPDCGGEAVRETDTMDTFVDSSWYFLRYISPDLEDAPFDREQANDWMPVDQYVGGIEHAVMHLLYSRFFTKVLADHEGLEHREPFTNLLAQGMVQLEGEKMSKSKGNVVSPQRIVEEYGADTARLFMMQAAQPERDFDWSEEGVQSTYAFLERLQGMIEGYVAEEPDGDDDAIASYVDAEIDATIAIASDEYDDLTFNKALRETQDLVRTLRQYSDSTEPHAETYERGLSAVVRLLSPVVPHIAEELHETLGGDGFVANAEWPTAEVDRDYVAKRRRLVENTREDIRDIVEVAGIEDPTGIDVVIAPEWKYDALEIAIESDADNLIGELMGESHIREQGDAAADYGQDLQAEREALSMTLDPDDEYAALESAAWLIEREFDAPVSVVHADDANDDVLTNAEPGRPAIEIDD from the coding sequence ATGAGCGACGCGGGATACGACCACGCGACGGTCGAACGGCGCTGGCAAGAAGCGTGGGACGACGCGGACGTCTATCGGACGCCCGACGACGTTGAGGATCCGACGTACGTCCTCGGAATGTACCCGTATCCGTCCGGCAAGCTCCACATGGGCCACGTCCGCAACTACACGATTACGGACGCGTACGCTCGTTACCGCCGGATGCGCGGCGACGATGTCCTCCATCCGATGGGCTGGGACGCGTTCGGCCTCCCCGCGGAGAACGCGGCCAAAGAGCGCGACACGAACCCCCGCGACTGGACGTTCGACTGCATCGACACGATGCGCGACCAGATGACCGCGATGGGCTTTGGCTACGACTGGGACCGGGAGATCGCCACCTGTACGCCCGACTACTACAAGTGGAACCAGTGGCTGTTCGCCCGGTTCCACGAGGAAGGCCTGATCGAGCGCCGCGACGCTGAAGTCAACTGGTGTCCCCACTGCGAGACCGTCCTCGCCGACGAGCAAGTCGAAGGCGAGGCCGAACTCTGCTGGCGCTGTGACACGCCCGTCGAACAGCGCGAACTCGAGCAGTGGTTCCTGCAGATCACCGAGTACGCCGACGACCTGCTCGAGGCAATCGACGACTTAGAGGGGTGGCCGAACTCGGTCCGGCAGATGCAGCGCAACTGGATCGGCCGCCAGTTCGGGACCGAGCTGGACTTCGAAATCGAGGGGAGCGAGGCGCGTAGCGCCTCGAACGGACGCGGCGAGGGTACCGAGCCGCGGGAGTACGGACCGGTTGAAGCGTTCACCACTCGCGTCGACACGATCCACGGAGCGACCTTCTTCGCGCTCGCGCCGGATCACCCGATCAGCGAGGAGTTGGCCGAGGAAGACGACGAGATCCACGAGTTCGTCGAGCACGAGGCTGATCCCGAGGGCGACGAACCAAACGGCGTTGAGACGGGCCTGACCGCAACGAATCCCGCCACCGGCGAGGAGATTCCGGTCTACGTCGCCGACTTCGTCCTCTCGGACGTCGGGACGGGCGCGCTGATGGCCGTGCCGGCCCACGACGAGCGCGACCACGTCTTCGCCGAGAAGATGGGGATCGACATCCGGCCGGTCATCGCCCCCGAGCCAGAGGGCGACGAGGAGCCGACCGCGCCCGACGTGGACGACGAAGCCTACACCGAAGACGGCGTCCTGATCAACTCCGGCGAGTACAGCGGGCTGGACAGCGAAACGGCCCGCGAGCGGCTCACCGAGGATATCGACAGCGCCGAGGAAGCCACGCAGTACCAGCTGCGCGACTGGGGGATCTCCCGCCAGCGCTACTGGGGGACGCCGATCCCGGTCATCCACTGTGACGACTGCGGCCCCGTGATGGTTCCCGAGGAGGACCTGCCCGTCGAGTTGCCGGAATTCATCAACACGACCGGCAATCCGCTGGACGCTGCTGAGGAGTGGAAGCAGACGACCTGTCCCGACTGCGGTGGGGAAGCAGTTCGCGAGACCGACACGATGGACACCTTCGTCGACTCCTCGTGGTACTTCCTGCGGTACATCTCCCCCGACCTCGAGGACGCGCCCTTCGATCGCGAGCAAGCCAACGACTGGATGCCCGTCGACCAGTACGTCGGCGGCATCGAACACGCCGTAATGCACCTGCTCTACTCGCGATTCTTCACGAAGGTGCTGGCCGACCACGAAGGCCTCGAACACCGGGAGCCCTTCACCAATCTGCTGGCACAGGGGATGGTCCAACTCGAGGGCGAGAAGATGTCCAAATCGAAGGGGAACGTCGTCTCGCCCCAGCGGATCGTCGAGGAGTACGGCGCGGACACCGCGCGCCTGTTCATGATGCAGGCCGCCCAGCCCGAACGCGACTTCGACTGGAGCGAGGAGGGCGTCCAGTCGACGTACGCCTTCCTCGAGCGGCTGCAAGGGATGATCGAGGGATACGTTGCCGAGGAACCCGACGGCGACGACGACGCCATCGCGAGCTATGTCGACGCAGAGATCGATGCGACGATCGCCATCGCTAGCGACGAGTACGACGACCTGACGTTCAACAAGGCGCTGCGCGAAACACAAGATCTCGTTCGAACGCTGCGCCAGTATTCCGACTCTACCGAACCCCACGCCGAAACGTACGAGCGCGGACTGTCGGCGGTCGTTCGACTGCTCTCGCCGGTCGTGCCCCATATCGCCGAAGAACTGCACGAGACGTTGGGCGGCGACGGGTTCGTCGCGAACGCCGAGTGGCCAACCGCCGAGGTCGACCGCGACTACGTTGCCAAGCGCCGCCGACTGGTCGAAAACACTCGCGAGGACATCCGCGATATCGTCGAGGTCGCCGGGATCGAGGACCCCACCGGGATCGACGTCGTCATCGCGCCCGAGTGGAAGTACGACGCCCTCGAGATCGCGATCGAGAGCGATGCTGACAACCTGATCGGCGAACTCATGGGCGAGTCACACATCCGCGAGCAGGGCGACGCCGCGGCCGATTACGGCCAGGATCTGCAGGCCGAGCGGGAAGCGCTCTCGATGACGCTCGATCCGGACGACGAGTACGCGGCCCTCGAGTCCGCGGCGTGGCTGATCGAACGCGAGTTCGACGCGCCAGTTAGCGTCGTTCACGCCGACGACGCCAACGACGACGTTCTCACGAACGCCGAACCCGGCCGGCCGGCGATCGAAATCGACGACTGA
- a CDS encoding SDR family oxidoreductase gives MVADTTVFVTGASQGLGREIAVAFADEGANVALAARSDGIDETAALIDAPDRTLAVETDVTDFESVANAVDETVEAFGGLDCLVNNAGIAGPTAPVEETTDDEWLETLDVNVIGIARVTRAAAPHLRESAQGSVINISSIGGKRPYANRTPYAASKMGVIGLTRALAAEFGDDGVTVNAICPGPVEGDRIRNVFERQAEKQGVSAEVVEDEILESLMIDDLVPPAEVADMAVHLASSDSRHVTGQDINVSSGGAWY, from the coding sequence ATGGTAGCAGACACCACTGTGTTCGTCACGGGAGCGAGTCAGGGACTCGGCCGCGAAATCGCTGTCGCGTTCGCCGACGAGGGCGCGAACGTCGCCCTCGCGGCCCGGAGCGACGGGATCGACGAGACTGCAGCGCTGATCGACGCGCCCGATCGAACGCTGGCCGTCGAGACCGACGTGACCGATTTCGAGTCGGTCGCCAACGCCGTCGACGAGACCGTCGAGGCCTTCGGCGGCTTGGACTGCCTCGTGAACAACGCCGGCATCGCCGGCCCCACCGCGCCGGTCGAGGAGACGACCGACGACGAGTGGCTCGAGACTCTGGACGTCAACGTCATCGGAATCGCTCGCGTCACGAGGGCGGCGGCTCCTCACCTCCGCGAGTCGGCACAGGGGAGCGTCATTAACATCTCCTCGATCGGCGGCAAGCGACCGTACGCGAATCGGACGCCTTACGCCGCCTCGAAGATGGGCGTGATCGGGCTGACCCGCGCGCTGGCGGCGGAGTTCGGCGACGACGGCGTGACGGTCAACGCGATCTGTCCTGGGCCAGTCGAGGGCGATCGCATTCGCAACGTCTTCGAACGGCAGGCCGAGAAACAGGGGGTTTCCGCCGAGGTCGTCGAAGACGAAATCCTTGAGAGCCTCATGATCGACGATCTGGTCCCGCCCGCGGAGGTCGCCGACATGGCCGTTCACCTCGCGAGTTCGGACTCACGGCACGTCACGGGGCAGGATATCAACGTCTCCTCGGGCGGAGCGTGGTACTGA
- a CDS encoding Hsp20/alpha crystallin family protein yields the protein MRGNPFNEIEEMLDRVSRQVEEGMTAGGLQVPGSVPVDVADTDEEYVVTADLPGYETDDIELTLSDGTLRLEANRMDDEADAEGTYLRRERTKTSASRRIRLPEPVDEESVAAGFENGVLTVRLPKVSGGEDSKQIDIE from the coding sequence ATGCGAGGAAACCCGTTCAACGAAATCGAGGAAATGCTCGATCGCGTCAGCCGACAGGTCGAGGAGGGTATGACCGCTGGCGGACTGCAAGTACCGGGCTCAGTGCCCGTCGATGTCGCTGACACGGACGAGGAGTACGTCGTCACGGCCGACCTGCCCGGCTACGAGACCGACGACATCGAACTGACTCTCTCGGACGGCACGCTCCGCCTCGAGGCCAACCGGATGGACGACGAGGCCGACGCCGAGGGAACGTATCTCCGGCGCGAGCGGACCAAAACATCGGCGAGTCGTCGGATCCGACTGCCAGAGCCAGTCGATGAGGAATCGGTGGCCGCCGGGTTCGAGAATGGCGTACTGACGGTCCGACTGCCGAAGGTGTCGGGCGGCGAGGACTCGAAGCAGATCGACATCGAGTAG
- a CDS encoding peroxiredoxin, whose protein sequence is MPLDAGDDAPTVTAPNQDGEDVSLAFEEPTVLYFYPKDDTPGCTIEANQFQREHETYRDAGVDVYGVSTDDVDSHRSFCDSEGLEFDLLADPDAEIAEAFDVELRDGTTARTTFLIADGEVKAAYEGVDPDGHAREVLLDALDDGLVTLPE, encoded by the coding sequence ATGCCGCTCGATGCAGGCGACGACGCGCCAACCGTGACTGCACCGAACCAGGACGGCGAGGACGTCAGCCTCGCGTTCGAGGAGCCGACGGTCCTCTACTTCTATCCGAAAGACGACACGCCCGGCTGTACGATCGAGGCGAACCAGTTCCAGCGAGAGCACGAGACCTACCGGGATGCCGGCGTCGACGTCTATGGCGTCTCGACCGACGACGTGGATTCTCATCGGTCGTTCTGTGACTCCGAGGGCCTCGAGTTCGACTTGCTCGCGGATCCCGACGCGGAGATAGCCGAGGCCTTCGACGTCGAACTGCGGGACGGCACGACTGCGCGGACTACGTTCCTGATAGCCGACGGCGAAGTCAAAGCCGCCTATGAGGGCGTCGACCCGGACGGCCACGCCCGCGAGGTCCTACTCGATGCGCTCGACGACGGGCTCGTGACCCTCCCCGAGTAG
- the pheA gene encoding prephenate dehydratase — protein sequence MAAVTLGPEGTYSHRAASAIADDDEIDFRQSVTAIVDAVASGEYDRGVIPIENSIEGSVTESLDAVADYDVAVVREIVTPIRHALLAQGPAFDTVASHSQALAQCRTYLEREYPEATVEAVASTAQGVEFARDDPSVAGIGHPALGGDELTVLAEDIQDQDSNATRFFAIAPAAERSNGGGKSSLVVYPSANYPGLLLELLEPFADRDINLTRVESRPSGQRLGDYVFHIDVEAGLYESRTAEAIEELEALAEDGWVRRLGSYDTEHVVE from the coding sequence ATGGCTGCAGTCACGCTCGGACCCGAAGGGACCTACTCTCACAGAGCGGCGAGTGCGATCGCCGATGACGACGAGATCGACTTCCGACAGTCGGTGACCGCAATCGTCGACGCCGTCGCGAGCGGCGAGTACGACCGCGGTGTGATCCCGATCGAGAACAGTATCGAGGGCTCCGTCACGGAGAGTTTAGACGCTGTCGCCGACTACGACGTCGCCGTTGTCCGCGAAATCGTCACCCCGATCAGACACGCCTTGCTCGCTCAGGGTCCAGCGTTCGACACCGTCGCCAGCCACTCCCAGGCGCTGGCCCAGTGTCGGACCTACCTCGAGCGGGAGTACCCCGAGGCCACCGTAGAGGCCGTCGCGAGTACGGCACAGGGCGTCGAGTTCGCCCGCGACGATCCCTCGGTGGCGGGTATCGGCCACCCAGCACTCGGCGGCGACGAACTCACAGTGCTCGCCGAGGACATTCAGGATCAGGACTCGAACGCGACGCGCTTCTTCGCGATTGCGCCCGCCGCGGAGCGTTCGAACGGCGGCGGCAAGTCCTCGTTAGTGGTCTATCCGAGCGCGAACTACCCCGGCCTGTTGCTCGAGTTGCTCGAGCCGTTCGCGGACCGGGATATCAACCTGACCCGCGTCGAGTCGCGGCCAAGCGGCCAGCGACTGGGGGACTACGTCTTCCATATCGACGTCGAGGCCGGACTGTACGAGTCGCGAACGGCGGAAGCGATCGAAGAACTCGAGGCCCTCGCCGAAGACGGCTGGGTCCGCCGGCTCGGCTCGTACGATACCGAGCACGTCGTCGAGTAG
- a CDS encoding non-histone chromosomal MC1 family protein has translation MVREDGKRNFALRESGGDESSVFSGNTPRQAALKAARRLEPGSSEDEAERVELQLREKGTDKVHIYDGWAWEETAPDDKPDWMPGEITEANVSKKGIEHLEE, from the coding sequence ATGGTACGCGAAGACGGGAAACGAAACTTTGCACTGCGCGAATCGGGCGGTGACGAGTCGAGCGTCTTCTCGGGCAACACGCCCCGGCAGGCGGCGCTCAAGGCGGCTCGCCGGCTCGAGCCGGGCTCGAGCGAGGACGAGGCGGAACGGGTTGAACTGCAGCTCCGAGAGAAGGGGACGGACAAGGTCCACATCTACGACGGGTGGGCGTGGGAGGAGACGGCTCCCGACGACAAGCCCGACTGGATGCCCGGCGAGATCACGGAGGCGAACGTCTCGAAGAAAGGGATCGAACACCTCGAGGAGTAA
- a CDS encoding M14 family metallopeptidase, translated as MSKGPYYTQSQRSADRPTDDAAGRGSDDAFVDSAIDRRTFLSLSAATGAALTLPGSATADVHGKPMTDEYEFVVNHTPEEYEAATVIEFADRAALEAFAAEYEETPNPNLSRAPKAVTRDSPTPAAHAHLTADEVTDVLERDGIELMDFSPGANPWWKLEEPYADGIFPPVEEAREFVSYRETGRGLAHLEATFPDRVRVHTLEESPGWPNRDTGENPDPQDIYVVDVTNGVRDETSFAEKEKVVYSLSIHGDERAGAETGARLLEDLARGEADGFEDLLDDIAFVFVFTNPDGWVARDPEFDIPRGETRLNFRRGNAAGVDTNRQYPTMGWVDPAFWPAEPDGAPDEYYDVVPDSLAVVDHFREYENVTYLCDYHGMYTADHMVFNLETNAPFDHDGTHDLDEVNVRIGEGMEAHWDGIEAIADDIERACEEQYGVSDYVPNGLFDYGTVYDSLAYQVTGSLLGWAGQPEEFGGLGAITVVPEIIFANHSPDARIQWKPYIERHLVTAYRISMREYAEMTATDTDATVATGGQDTAYVTTDELTRSSADLPYTDEHPGKGRGPGRGRATEVRHRHEVVRPGPANRGTVDTETTASSHSLSVQFTGVGDATDGHIHITNPAGTIVHEIDLAAKADPDTSTPRSHDFEGWFRHRPDAGRWDVEVESDADVEVDMTVLDTDDEYPDPREVLGYEQREYTVNPMQFFADLSDHLEDGSMDGFRVHDVRNGLLLRGNSGKRRYDKLVISHDAGLDDPKYAAEIESFVEAGGDLVLTDTGVNLLGALDVSDAATIDPDDLETVAVQFANLEDRDFDHPLLDGVRPRQQEMWKGSQLGYTTGVDQPATIIDGDAFDAAGGRAAGTTGGGVSAGTLMAGDAEINVLGSILPPAQQTVLHPFGMADYSLSFMGHTLVCNALGFEQRRYREGELIRTYGEIR; from the coding sequence ATGTCGAAAGGACCATACTATACGCAATCACAACGATCCGCCGATCGTCCGACTGACGATGCTGCCGGCCGCGGTTCGGACGACGCGTTCGTGGACAGTGCCATCGACCGACGGACGTTCCTTTCCCTCTCCGCGGCGACGGGAGCCGCACTCACGCTTCCCGGCTCCGCTACCGCGGACGTCCACGGCAAACCGATGACCGACGAGTACGAGTTCGTCGTCAATCACACCCCCGAGGAGTACGAGGCGGCGACCGTCATCGAGTTCGCTGACCGAGCGGCACTCGAGGCCTTTGCAGCCGAATACGAGGAGACCCCCAATCCAAACCTATCCCGTGCACCGAAGGCAGTAACCCGAGACTCACCGACGCCAGCGGCACACGCGCATCTCACCGCCGATGAGGTCACGGACGTACTCGAGCGGGACGGGATCGAACTGATGGACTTCTCCCCTGGCGCGAACCCTTGGTGGAAACTCGAGGAGCCCTACGCCGACGGCATCTTCCCGCCAGTCGAGGAGGCCCGGGAGTTCGTCTCCTATCGCGAGACTGGGCGGGGACTTGCCCACCTTGAAGCGACGTTTCCGGACCGCGTCCGCGTTCACACGCTCGAAGAATCGCCGGGCTGGCCGAACCGGGACACTGGAGAGAACCCCGATCCACAGGACATCTACGTCGTCGACGTCACGAACGGCGTCCGGGACGAGACATCGTTCGCTGAGAAAGAGAAGGTGGTCTACTCCCTCTCGATCCACGGCGACGAGCGCGCGGGCGCCGAGACCGGCGCTCGGCTTCTCGAGGATCTCGCTCGAGGCGAGGCCGACGGTTTCGAGGACCTACTCGACGACATCGCGTTCGTCTTCGTGTTCACGAACCCCGACGGCTGGGTGGCTCGCGACCCCGAGTTCGACATTCCGCGAGGGGAGACCAGGCTCAACTTCCGGCGCGGGAACGCTGCCGGCGTCGATACCAACCGGCAGTACCCGACGATGGGGTGGGTCGATCCGGCGTTCTGGCCCGCCGAACCCGACGGCGCACCCGACGAGTATTACGACGTCGTCCCGGACTCGCTGGCGGTCGTCGACCACTTCCGCGAGTACGAGAACGTGACGTACCTCTGTGACTACCACGGGATGTACACCGCTGACCACATGGTGTTCAACCTCGAGACGAACGCCCCGTTCGATCACGACGGGACCCACGACCTTGACGAGGTCAACGTCCGCATCGGCGAGGGGATGGAAGCCCACTGGGACGGCATCGAGGCGATCGCGGACGATATCGAACGCGCGTGCGAGGAGCAGTACGGTGTCTCGGACTACGTTCCCAATGGCTTGTTCGATTACGGCACGGTTTACGATTCCCTCGCCTATCAGGTGACCGGCTCGCTCCTCGGGTGGGCCGGCCAGCCGGAGGAGTTCGGCGGGCTCGGAGCAATCACGGTCGTCCCCGAGATCATCTTTGCGAACCACTCTCCGGACGCCCGGATCCAGTGGAAACCCTACATCGAACGCCATCTGGTCACTGCCTACCGGATCTCGATGCGCGAGTACGCCGAGATGACCGCGACGGACACCGATGCGACCGTCGCGACCGGCGGTCAGGACACCGCATACGTGACGACGGACGAACTCACGCGCTCATCCGCCGATCTCCCGTACACCGACGAACACCCAGGCAAGGGCCGCGGGCCCGGCCGGGGCCGCGCGACTGAGGTCCGCCATCGTCACGAAGTCGTCCGGCCCGGCCCCGCCAATCGCGGGACCGTCGACACCGAGACGACCGCATCATCCCACTCTCTGTCGGTCCAATTTACCGGCGTCGGCGACGCGACCGACGGTCACATCCACATCACCAACCCCGCCGGAACGATCGTTCACGAAATCGATCTCGCGGCGAAGGCTGACCCTGACACCTCGACGCCTCGGTCCCACGACTTCGAGGGATGGTTCCGCCATCGACCTGACGCCGGCCGGTGGGACGTCGAGGTCGAGAGCGATGCCGATGTCGAGGTCGATATGACCGTTCTGGACACCGACGACGAGTACCCCGATCCGCGAGAGGTACTCGGCTACGAGCAACGCGAGTACACGGTCAACCCGATGCAGTTCTTCGCTGATCTCTCCGATCATCTCGAGGACGGCAGCATGGACGGGTTCCGGGTCCACGACGTCCGAAACGGTCTATTGCTCCGCGGTAACTCCGGGAAGCGCCGCTACGATAAACTGGTCATCTCCCACGACGCGGGTCTCGACGACCCGAAGTACGCCGCGGAGATCGAGTCGTTCGTCGAGGCCGGCGGCGACCTCGTGCTGACCGATACGGGTGTGAACTTGCTCGGCGCGCTCGACGTCAGCGACGCGGCGACGATCGATCCTGACGACCTCGAGACCGTCGCGGTCCAGTTCGCGAACCTCGAGGACAGAGACTTCGATCATCCGCTACTCGATGGCGTCCGCCCGCGACAGCAGGAGATGTGGAAGGGCTCGCAACTCGGGTACACCACCGGGGTCGACCAGCCGGCAACGATCATCGACGGCGACGCGTTCGACGCGGCCGGCGGTCGCGCCGCCGGAACGACCGGCGGCGGCGTCAGCGCCGGGACCCTCATGGCAGGCGATGCCGAGATCAACGTTCTCGGATCGATTCTACCGCCCGCACAACAGACGGTCCTGCATCCGTTCGGCATGGCCGACTACTCCCTCTCGTTCATGGGACATACGCTCGTATGCAACGCCCTCGGATTCGAGCAGCGGCGCTATCGCGAGGGAGAACTCATCCGGACCTACGGCGAGATCCGGTAA